The Callospermophilus lateralis isolate mCalLat2 chromosome X, mCalLat2.hap1, whole genome shotgun sequence genome contains the following window.
GCAAAACAGACTGAAGCAAGTTGTTGATATGAAATAAATTAATGATTCCAATgaataaaattgaaagaaaaaaagattgtaGAAAGAGAACTATAGCTGAACAACATACTTGAGACTTATCTAAATtctaaattacaaaaaaaaaataataaaacaagtaGTATTTATGAGAAAACTGAAAGTTGGAAAATGTGGctgaatatttgctgagattaagGAATTACTGTTGATACTAAGGATGATGATGGATTTTTTTCAAAAGAGGCCTAAATCTTTAAACATATTAAATactaatgaataaatgaattcataccTGGAATttgcacaaaattaaaaacaaaagagcaGGAATGTGCAGGAATCAAATCATTAATAAGTTGAAGTTGTTTGCAAAGTAAATTGATGCTCATTATAATATACCTTAATTATATAGAtgcttaaaaaattaatattatcattgaAAGGTGTCCCAAACGTTTTTAAGAAAGCATACattaaaaggaataaaagcaCTGAAAAGAGCTTAGAAACAATGCATTCAAAGCacatcattttataaataaggaaatTAAGGCTCAGATAGGTTAAGTGACTTGCTCAGGGTCACAGAACTTGTCAGTTCCAGACTCAAGATCAGAATTTAACTCTCCAAGCTTGTAGTCCAGGGATGTGTTCTTCTGCAAACCCTTCAGTCCAGAAGACCCTCAAAGTTGAGTGTTAATAAAGTAAGCCACATGGCAAGTAACAAATAGAGTTGATTCATACCAAAAATGGGCTGCCAGTCACTGTGATAAGATCTGTTTCTTTCTGAGAACCATGGTTTCCTGCTGGATTGGGGAATCCAAACTGGGTTTCTTCCTCCTGTCCAAAGAAGTCGGAGTCAGGATGTACATTCCAATCCGCTTTGGTTGGTGTCAGTAGTTCTGAAACACTGTTTTCACAAAGGGTGCTTGAAGGAGTCAGAGCTTCTGTGTCCACTGTTAACTTATTGCTGGGTGTCAAAGTCTGGGGCTCTGGACTCGAGTTTTTCATTGCCAAAGAACCCAGAGGCCCCAGTGGCCCCACGCTTACACTGGAGACATCATCCATATCTAAGGGACCCTGCTGAAAAGCAGCAGCTGTCGTTCCAAAAAAGAGAGAGGTATCCAGGCTCTGAGGAAGGTCACCGGTGGCCATCAAGGCCCGAGGGTCCACAGCCTGCCCTAGAGAATTATTATTGTTGGCAGGCAGATTCCCTGCCAGAGTGGAGCTCACAGAAGCCACATCAATAGTCAGGATTCCAGAATTGACCAATGCGGTGTCCAGCACTGCAGCAGAACTCTTGCCAGGCACATCAGAGAAGAAAGACACTATCTCTGCATCGCTGAGATCATTCTGTCCCTGGCTGGTAAGCTCACTGCTGGGCGTGAGAGAATTTGCAGCTTCGAGCTGAGCTaagagatcctggccaaggttgTGCCTTTTGGCCATGTGGGTCTTCATGCTGTGCTTGGACGTGAAGAGTTTATTACAGGTGGAGACGGGGCAACGACTCTTCCAAGTCTCCACATCCTGCAGGTGTTTCTTGGAGTGAATGTAGAGACTACTACGAGCAGAAAACCTGGCACAGCAGCCTTCCACAGGACACACGAAAGGTTTTGTGCCCAGGTGGGTTATGCTGTGGCCTTTCAGATGCTCGGCCCTTGTGAAAGATTTCCCACAGCCTTCTACAGGGCACGTGAACCTCCGGTCATCATCGTGCTTCCTTTTGTGCCTTAAGAGTTTGGACATGCTGGTGAAATTCCAGCCACAGCCCTCAAAGTCACAAAGGAAAGGTCTCTCGCCTGTGTGGCTCCGCAGGTGAATTTTCAGCCTACAAGCCTTGTCATACTGTTTACTGCAGCCAGGGAAAGAGCAGGCAAAGAGTTCCTGTTCCCTGAAATGGGCGCGGTTATGGGAAAACAGGGCACTCACGGTAATAAACGTCTTCTTGCAGCCGGAAAACGCACACTGGTAGGGCCTCTCTGGCTCGAAGTGGCTGCGCTGGTGGGCACTGAGCTTAGCCTGCGTGGGGAAGCTCTCCTCGCACACCTCACATTTGAAGGAGTTCTCCTGCTCATGGCCCTTCATGTGTGCTTTGAGGTTGTACACAGTGGTGAAGCTCTTGCCACAGCCCTCCACcgggcagccgaaaggccttagtTTGTCATGCGACTGCAGGTGCCTCTTGAGCTTGTAAGATGTGGTGAAGGTCCAGCCGCAGCCGCCCAGGGGGCACTTGAAGGGCCTCTGACCCTGGCTGCTGCTGTGCGTCAGCAGGTGCACCTTCAGCTGGTGTTTCTTGGCGAAGGTTTGTCCGCACTGCGCCTCGGGGCACAGGTACAGCACCACGCCTGGGGCCTGGCCCAGCGGCCCGCGAGGGCTCTGGGAGGCGGCCCGGCCCTCAGCCTCCTCCTCAGGAGCCGGGGCCGGCGCAGGTTCCGCCGGCTCGGCCAGCAGGAGCTCGGGCGGCAGCTCTGGGCAGTCACCCAACTGCGCGGTGTGCGGGAACCCGGCTGGCGGCGGGGCAGTTAGACCCCCAGGCTGCGGGAAAGGCGCGACCCCCGGCTCCCAGGCCGGCAGCGGGGGCGTGGTCAGGGTGAGGACGCCGTTCTCAAAACGCAACAGCAGGTCCTGGTTATGGATAGTGATGGTGCCTGCGAAGGCCGCCCCGTGGCCCGGGCCTGAGGCTGGAGCCGGGATCGGGATCGGGACCGGGACCGGGACGGGGACCGGGACCGGGACCGGGGCCGGGCCCGGGACCGGGGCCGCGGACAGGCACCGGGGGCCCAGCGCAGGGCGGCCCGCAGGGTTCGCGCCGCTCTCGTCCCCCTGGGGCCCCAGGCCCGCTTCGGCCTCCTCCCTCCACACGGGCCCTTCGGCCTGATCCGTGCCCGAGGTCTCCACGTCGCCACCCACCGGGTCAAGCAGCACCAGGAAGAAGTCGTCGCCGCCGCTGCTCGGGTGATTCGGCCTCGGCGCCAACGGGCTCGGGCTTGGGCCCGGGCCCCGGCCCCGTGAGGCCCTGCGGGCCTCCTCGCTCCGCGGCACGGGCCCGCCATCTTGGGCCCCCCGGAGCAGTAGAAGGCGCCGCGCGGGGGCCTGACCAGCCTGCGGGTCAGGGCCTCGGTGGACCCCGCCGCCGCCCGCGGGGCAATAACCGCCGCTGTCCTGTCTTGTCCCGCGAGCCGGGAGCAGCCTCGGGATTTCCATCTCTGCGTCCGTGAGGCTCGGCTGGAACCGGAGCCGCGGCGGAGGCGCGACCCCGCCCCCTGCCGCGGGCCCGAACACGTTcctgagaggggaaaaaaaaaaaaaaaagtgcaatgcGCAGAAAGTGGCCCTATCAGATATTAAAACGTATTTAACGCCACAGTGATTTAAATATTCTGGTACTGGGTTTCTGGAACAAATAGGAAGCCCAGACTCAGAGCCTGATGCGCATAAATAAGTTCCACAGTTTATATTAGTAAGTAATCAAGATGGTCTTTTGAGGTAATGAGGAAATGACAGCTCATTCAGTATTGGTTCTAGAGTACCTAGGTTTCTATCCGATAAAAGCAACGTAAATCTGTACCACATTGTATATACCTAAATGAACACACCCCAACCTCTCCTGGCAATAAGCATGTTGCTTAATACGTTTTGTGGATTAAAAATTATTGACAGGCTGACTGGCTGGATGGATTGATGGATGAGAGAAAATTTCTGAGAAAATGAAGTGTGTGTCGCCATTAAATTACCATAGTGCTAGGATTTCTGTTGCAGATGCCCCTACTCAAACTTCTATACTCTGAATTATCTTAAGCAAGGTCCTGGGAAATTTTTTCCACATAGGATTTTGTCAGAGAATAGAATAGGAGATGGGGCCAAAACACATTAGCACAATTCTGCTTAGAAATGCTAAGCCTGGAGAATGACACAATTTATGCTGGGATCTGGAAAACCTAATCTGCACCTGGGTTTTCCCTGTACAGTGCTCAACCTAAACCAACTCTTTGCCCTTCCATCATCAGTTACCATTATCACCATGATAAAGCTCATGTCCAATCTCACAACACAATGAAGATATTCTTTGGTTTACTCTAGTTTCTCCAGCACATGGATGCCTGTGGACTGACAGGAAATGCAGTAAACTGGGGTACCTGCTCTCATGGAAGTGTGGTTGCCCAGTCTTACTGTAATGACATGACCTTTGATGCCTAGTGATCTTATTAGTGATGATGATCCTCCAACTGATTTGCCATAGGCAGTTAACATAAATATAGGGTGAAGTGTCTGGTAGGAGAAAGGTTTAGGGTGAGGATTAGGTATGGGGTACTTAGCATCTAAATAACCCTGGCCCCCCTCACCTTTGAGAGATAGAGGACACTTGCTGGTCTCCGGACTGGAAaaatcacattttcttcatccataacAATTCAAACCTCATCAAGATTTATTTCTAGAACCCATATTTTCCTTTCTGTTACATTTTTTCTTGGAGtaagcatttttaaaatctgAGCTATATAAGACTGAATAAAACACACTGTAGGTTTAGATGATTTATACAAATAACACCCATGTAAATCAGGAACCAGGTCAAGAAACGGACCATTGCCAGCCTTCCAGAACACAGCCACTTTATTCCTCCCAATCATAGCCCACATCGTCCCAGTGGATATATAGTCATTATCCTGATGTTGTGATAATCTTTTCAGTACTTTTCTTTATAGCTTTACCACTTTTGTATGCATCCCTAAACAATGCATTTTATATGAAGTTATGTAAATGTAATCACACTGCATGCTTCTTCTTTCAGCGTTTATTGTATGTTTATTTCGTATGTAAGAGACCCATCCATGTTGTTCATAGTAGCTGCGGGTAAAtcctttgtctccattgttgactAGCATTCCAGTCTGTGCTTATAAACAGTGATTGTGATGTGATTATACCATTCCGTTCTACAATAAATGGACACTAGGGTCATTTCTAGTTCTTGGATGTTATGTCTGTTCTTGTGCATTTCTCATGGAACACATGGGTAAAAGCCTCTCCGGAGTATACATCCCAGAATAGAATCACTGATCCATAGGATGTACATATGTtcagctttccaaagcaatgccaAATTGTTTTCTGTAGTGGTTGTGCCAATTTTCAACCGCACCAGCAGCCCATAGACATCCCTCTGGCCTATTTATTCACCTGCACTAAATATTGCCAGCATTTAATCTTTGCCAACATGGCTGTGAACAATACCCCAAATATAATAAGCTTTATCACATTATCATGCTTATGAACCTTTGGGGTTTGCTTTTCTGTAGGAGGACTGGACCAAATTTAACTATGCATTATCCATTTTGTGCTTACTGATTTAATGGGTTTGTTACCTATTTCAAATACCAGTCCATAAGTGCGCCATGCTATtcccttgtgtgtgtgtgagtgtgtgggtgcatgtgtgtgtttgttcACTTGCTTTGGGCTCTGTTTTATTGAACAGAAAATCCTAGTTATGATACAGTCAAACTGATCATTCTTTTCTTCATGGTTAGtgattccacttttttttttttttttttttttttggtaccaggaataattgaacctaggggtgtttaaccactgagccacatcctcacctatatatatatagagagagagagatagatatagatagatagaaaggaaggaaaggagggagggagggacagggtctcactaaattaggccttgctaaattgctgaggctgactttgaactcacacaatcctcctgcctcagcctcccaagcccctgggattacaggcatgctccactgtgcccagtttaATACTATACTTTCTTAATATgttttaagagattttttttctgttttaagcaacactgggccaaaaattattttctgtatcGTCTTCTAAAATTTACATGGTTTTGCCCCTCACAGGCAGGTCTTAATCCACTTGCACTTGAAGTTTGTGTACGATGGTGGTGAGTAGGGTTCCtttcatgtggatatccagttttctcagTGAACTACttgttgaaaagtcttccattttCTACCTGGTTTATGGTGCCATTAATTGAGTATCGACATAGGGTTGGGCTAATTCCTATACACTCTATTATGTGCCACGGACCTATTTAAGTATTTGAAATACAACACtaactgaattaccaaagaccAATATTCAATCCTGATATTTGGATAGAATGAGTCAATTTTACCTTGGTCTTCAAATGTACCTTATCTATTTGGGGTCCATTTCATTGTACCTAAGTTATCAATTCATCATGGAAAGTTGTAGGGCCGAGGGTCTCTCAGGGTGGGATTCTAACTAGGActgtgttgatattttagatttgACTACTTTTCAGTACTACATGTTTGGTTCATGTCTATGGCATATCTCTTCTTTTAATCATATCTCTTTGAAGCCATgcttgatggcacatgcctgtaatcccagcagctgtggaggctgaggcaggaggattgtgagttcaaagccagcctcagcaacttagcaaggccctgagcaacttagtaagaccctgactcaaaatataaCATTAAAAAAGTGGACTGATAATGTGGCTGACTAGTTaaacagccctgggttcaatctctggtaataataacaatgataataataataataatgtatctCTTTGAGCGTGACtatattttataacatttttctgAACATGTGACATTTTATCCTAGGCATATCATATTTAGCAAATACtatctttgaattttttggtttttgaatgtttttattagtgtctTCTAGTTATACATAATGTTGGGGTTCAATTAGACATTATcctacatatgtaatacataagtTGCTACCCTTGAGTCCTCACTACTTCTGcttttcctcttcttctccttcccctgttcctctcctctactctcctggtcttccttttatttatttgtagattTTTTCAATTGGTGTTTTATAGACTTACATAAAGGCGAACTTCAGTGtgatgtagtcatatatgtacatagcataatttggtcaatttcacttATTAAAATGTGTTGCTTAGAAATATATGATAGGctttcctttttaatttgttcttatagttttacatgacagtagaatgcattttgacatatcatgcatataaccattcttgtggttgtttaCATGCTGTGAAGTTATACTGGTCgtgcattcatatatgaacatgaaaaagttatgtctgattaattctactatctttcccattcccatcctccctcccttcctcctatgCCCACCCCCCATCCAATCTGGTGAACCTACACTCCGTCCCCACCCCCACCGcatctattgtgagtcagcatcagcatatcagagagagcattcagcctttatttttctgtgattggcttattttacttagcatgatagcctccagtTCCATATATTAGGCTTTTCTACTTGACTTTTTATCCCACAAATTCCTAAGCTCCTTTATCGATTCCAATAAAACACTTGGAAAATTTTACATGCACATCTATAGCATCGGCAAATAATGCCCATctgtctttttcctttcctaacattttattctttttcttcctttattgGTCTCTCTGGGACCACTGCCTGCCCCACACCAGGACTATTGGATAGAAGTAAATACAGTGGACATCCTTACTTGATGCAGCTCTCAAAGAGAAAAATttagacatataatacatacatggagtataacttcccattcttgtggttgtttacatgatgtgaagttatactggtcatgtattcatatatgaacatagaaaaattatTAACTTGTTGTTAACAATGATATTTGCTATAGATGTTGTGTTCTGTAGCAATCTGGATCCAATCACAACAGAAAGCTTACAGTCTGGACCAAGGAAgtcgaatacaaaaaaaaaaaaaaaaaaaaaagagctatgaAACTATCATATAAGTTTTAATAAAAGATGGAAGAAAACTCCATGTGGAGTTTTCTGGAGCAGGGTCTCCATAAGAAAGAAAATCTCAGAATGTGGGCAACTCCCCAAGACTGGAGTTCACACCTGATTGGAAAAGAATCTGCTGGATGGTGGAGAATTCCTCTGTTTTGCCAGTGCCAGAGGTGGAGTACAGAAGCCGAATTGGTGTATAGTCACAGAGCAACTCCCCAGAGCAATGTAGTATGGGGATGGTGCATAGCTGGTGACGTGTAAATGGGGATGTGCAGTAGGAGTGAGGAGTCCTGGCTCAGTGAGAAGCCTGGAGTAAAAATGCCCTGTGGATAGTGGCTACAATTTGGTGGAGGTGGGGGCCGGGGGTGGAGGTGGGACCGGGATCTTGGTATCAGGAGTGCTGCAGTGATGGAAGGACTGCATAAagctgagtatgtgtgtgtggggggggtaaaTATGTAGAGAGAAACTGTGGACAGGTGACTTGGAACACAGGATGATCTTACCAAGAAAGCCACAAGAAACTGATCAACAGACCAAATCAGATCCACACAACTGCTGAGGGCCCATGTCTGTGACAGACCACCAAATATATTCTCAAATCCACAACTGTGAAAGCCATTTATAAATTGTAGGAGGGCCAGTTAGTTTCTCTTTCAGTATCCCACCAGTGCCCTCTGCTAAGAAAGAATAGCATACTGATCTTTGGTGTTACTCTGAAGTAGAGATGCTTAAAGAATCCCTTCTTTATCAGAGAACATACATTGAAGGGTGAATTTGGAGCTGAGAGGCCCTAGGTTGATGACTGGCTTCATAGCCTTCATCGGGTTAGAGGAGTTGCTTCTCTTTTTAGTTTGCTCAAACAGTCGGTGCCCTACCCAGTTGCTTACAAATGGAAGATTATCTACCACCCTGTTGCTTCTCCGGTAAAATAAAGACTAAAGCAATTTTTTAAGCCATTTCAGGACTTGTAGTTGACTCCTTAGAATTCTTGTTGAGCCCAGAATTCCATGGCCTATACTGAGCTTGCCAAACAACCCAGGCCCTGGCACAAAAGAGTTGTTTCCAGCTTAGAGCAGAGGGCCTGTGAGGGCTGCATTTTTATCCTACCCAAGGGTAGCCTGCTCCACCTTCTAGGAGAGCCTTGCTGTGTGATGAGATTGCCTCTTTCTCCATAAGTATGATTACCAAATATTCTCCTCAGGAATGAACCCTTGTATTCCCTAAATGCTGCTGTGCTCTCCTGGTACTTGCACCTGAACTAAACAGGGAGAGAAGATCCttggattttatttaaaaagcatGCTATCCATAGCCCTCTCCTAGCCATAGCTTCCCATGTCGGGCTTCAAAGTGTATAGACCTAACTCTATTG
Protein-coding sequences here:
- the LOC143639129 gene encoding zinc finger X-linked protein ZXDB-like — translated: MEIPRLLPARGTRQDSGGYCPAGGGGVHRGPDPQAGQAPARRLLLLRGAQDGGPVPRSEEARRASRGRGPGPSPSPLAPRPNHPSSGGDDFFLVLLDPVGGDVETSGTDQAEGPVWREEAEAGLGPQGDESGANPAGRPALGPRCLSAAPVPGPAPVPVPVPVPVPVPIPIPAPASGPGHGAAFAGTITIHNQDLLLRFENGVLTLTTPPLPAWEPGVAPFPQPGGLTAPPPAGFPHTAQLGDCPELPPELLLAEPAEPAPAPAPEEEAEGRAASQSPRGPLGQAPGVVLYLCPEAQCGQTFAKKHQLKVHLLTHSSSQGQRPFKCPLGGCGWTFTTSYKLKRHLQSHDKLRPFGCPVEGCGKSFTTVYNLKAHMKGHEQENSFKCEVCEESFPTQAKLSAHQRSHFEPERPYQCAFSGCKKTFITVSALFSHNRAHFREQELFACSFPGCSKQYDKACRLKIHLRSHTGERPFLCDFEGCGWNFTSMSKLLRHKRKHDDDRRFTCPVEGCGKSFTRAEHLKGHSITHLGTKPFVCPVEGCCARFSARSSLYIHSKKHLQDVETWKSRCPVSTCNKLFTSKHSMKTHMAKRHNLGQDLLAQLEAANSLTPSSELTSQGQNDLSDAEIVSFFSDVPGKSSAAVLDTALVNSGILTIDVASVSSTLAGNLPANNNNSLGQAVDPRALMATGDLPQSLDTSLFFGTTAAAFQQGPLDMDDVSSVSVGPLGPLGSLAMKNSSPEPQTLTPSNKLTVDTEALTPSSTLCENSVSELLTPTKADWNVHPDSDFFGQEEETQFGFPNPAGNHGSQKETDLITVTGSPFLV